The proteins below are encoded in one region of Candidatus Kapaibacterium sp.:
- a CDS encoding porin: MRIIAIAFLSCFIYATSYSQVNFSGYTDFYIANDNDNSRKIDGQPYRLFSFMDGKKNEFSLNVVNLAMDAKFDKVYGRVSLHYGDLPAQAWTGPYSAIQEAYAGVNVSESFSIDAGYFLTHIGNEALLPKNNLLTSHSMVTYMEPFYHAGVRANWQVSEKFKATFLLINSMWNYVNTNENFGLGMSLFYGDDDFYLSYSGAIANESVPGISKDIYNNVNFSYKGGKTQLKAQFDLYSQIGESIKDRHSYGVSLTSHMGFSFIENLSGTARFSYVDNINGTVFTMPATTMLEVAAGFEYKPTTNSYIRVEQRVIEIMDDNYLVFRNDEGRYVSRRGETLLNFGFWFDTSDLLK, translated from the coding sequence ATGCGAATAATAGCAATTGCATTTCTTAGTTGTTTCATCTATGCCACATCGTATTCACAAGTGAATTTTTCCGGCTACACAGATTTTTACATCGCCAATGATAATGATAATTCTCGCAAAATCGATGGTCAACCCTATCGCCTGTTTTCATTCATGGATGGCAAAAAAAATGAATTCTCTCTCAACGTGGTGAATCTTGCAATGGATGCAAAATTTGACAAGGTCTATGGGCGAGTTTCACTGCATTATGGCGACTTGCCCGCACAAGCTTGGACAGGTCCATATTCTGCTATCCAAGAAGCATATGCAGGTGTGAACGTGTCGGAAAGCTTTTCTATAGACGCGGGCTATTTCCTGACTCACATCGGGAATGAAGCTTTGCTACCTAAGAATAATTTGCTCACATCCCACTCGATGGTAACATATATGGAGCCATTTTATCATGCCGGAGTACGTGCAAATTGGCAAGTGAGCGAAAAATTCAAGGCTACATTTCTCCTAATCAACAGCATGTGGAATTATGTCAATACAAATGAAAACTTTGGATTGGGAATGAGCTTGTTCTATGGTGATGATGATTTTTATTTGTCATACTCCGGTGCTATTGCTAATGAATCTGTTCCCGGAATCAGCAAGGATATATATAATAATGTGAATTTTTCATATAAAGGTGGTAAAACTCAGTTAAAGGCACAATTTGATTTATATTCGCAAATTGGCGAAAGTATTAAAGACCGTCACTCATATGGAGTGTCCTTGACTTCGCATATGGGTTTTAGTTTCATCGAAAATCTTAGCGGAACTGCTCGATTTTCATATGTGGACAATATCAACGGGACAGTTTTCACAATGCCTGCAACAACTATGTTAGAGGTAGCTGCGGGATTTGAATACAAGCCAACAACAAACTCCTATATAAGAGTGGAACAGCGTGTAATCGAAATAATGGATGATAATTATTTGGTGTTCCGAAACGATGAGGGCAGGTATGTAAGCAGAAGAGGAGAAACCTTACTCAATTTTGGATTTTGGTTTGATACATCAGATTTATTAAAATAA
- a CDS encoding NAD(P)-dependent alcohol dehydrogenase, protein MKALTYTNYGPPEVVSVAQVAKPTPADDEILIKVYSSTVNRTDCGFRSAEYFISRFFSGLLKPKNQILGSEFAGKIENVGKNVIKFKIGDRVFGFNDSKFGAHAEYMTLKETDAIALIPENLSYQDAAPISEGAHYALNSIRAAKVEKGQDVLVNGATGAIGSAAVRLIKYFGANVTAVCATPNIDLVKSIGADEVIDYKKEDFTKMNKKFDFIFDAVGKSSFGLCKPLLKENGIYISTELGEMSQNPFLAMITPFIGGKKVLFPIPNVKQEDIQFLKVLVETGKFKPVIDRRYQMEDAVEAYKFVETGQKIGNVILIINNDE, encoded by the coding sequence ATGAAGGCACTTACTTACACTAATTACGGTCCGCCGGAGGTAGTATCAGTAGCGCAAGTAGCAAAACCAACTCCCGCGGATGATGAAATTCTGATAAAAGTCTATTCTTCTACCGTGAACAGAACCGATTGCGGATTCAGAAGTGCAGAATATTTCATTTCAAGATTTTTCAGCGGGCTTTTGAAACCAAAAAATCAGATTTTGGGAAGTGAATTCGCAGGCAAAATTGAAAATGTTGGTAAAAATGTAATCAAATTCAAAATCGGTGACAGGGTTTTCGGCTTCAATGATTCGAAATTTGGCGCCCATGCTGAATACATGACCTTGAAAGAGACCGATGCGATTGCTCTGATTCCTGAAAATTTGTCATACCAAGATGCAGCACCAATTTCAGAAGGGGCGCATTATGCTTTAAATAGTATCAGAGCAGCAAAAGTAGAGAAAGGACAAGATGTGTTGGTCAATGGAGCTACAGGTGCAATAGGTTCGGCGGCTGTGCGACTAATAAAGTATTTTGGAGCTAATGTAACAGCCGTTTGCGCTACGCCGAATATTGATTTAGTCAAATCCATTGGTGCCGATGAGGTAATTGACTATAAAAAAGAAGACTTCACGAAAATGAACAAAAAGTTCGATTTCATATTCGACGCTGTCGGGAAAAGCTCTTTTGGACTTTGCAAACCGTTACTGAAGGAAAATGGCATTTATATTTCGACTGAACTTGGCGAGATGTCTCAAAATCCATTTTTGGCAATGATTACTCCATTTATTGGTGGCAAAAAAGTGCTGTTTCCAATTCCTAATGTCAAGCAAGAAGATATTCAATTTCTGAAGGTACTTGTCGAAACCGGAAAATTCAAACCTGTAATTGACAGAAGATATCAGATGGAAGACGCCGTAGAAGCATATAAATTTGTAGAAACCGGACAAAAAATCGGCAATGTGATATTGATTATTAACAATGATGAGTAA
- a CDS encoding aryl-sulfate sulfotransferase, whose translation MMNFDSKSFVTQLTILLLAAFLLSSAILNSEELPEGFPPLLITKSDNPSPGAVFMSNRGTLYPYYLAILANDGKSYKVKGVDYENWNFVFQQNGMMTSTSLVSLDGGGWLDAYVSVFDDDLEEVDRFHAGNGLPAGGHEFVMMPNGHYLMLAFEPKYMDMSLHSPNGDPNALVRSSVVQEFDANKNIVYQWNAWDHIPLSETYADFSGKFIYHALFNSMDFDHEGNILISNRLGSEIIKIDRKSGEQIWRLGGIKNEFNFIGEHEQNAPNYFSFQHDIRCLPNGNITLFDNGFQHSPRYSRGVEYELDQVGKNATMVWEFRNETDIFASANGSMRRLPNGNSLIGWGWVASQYKKDLTEVRPDGSIVLEMELPANVGSFRWLKSPWPLNQATADVTLDELLPLNTNVFNNGDIHTGVTIIFSELNSASPYNRVNVKKYEYSPRYPIFDERAPWVAPYKFVIAKTSINSFTGELRFNISELPWLVEPERWAVYHRTTADEGMFTQLVTSYNSSTNEIIAETTEFGEFIFGIPATEQMPNTPTLNSPAAFEMVNEDSPVTFKWSPHGYFNDCRLQIATDITFENVVIDATDKPTFATITDLDNGTEYFWRVMISNEYGESQWSETRSFNTASPYLDITTPIGGEKWLKDGKRNFIRWDKNINDAVKIELLLEGNVVTSIVDSLVSYTGAYAWIVGEDIMADSNYRVRITSLHEPELTTISDEVFRIDGATSVENSDNNSVLSIKNNPNPLSNSTTFEFTTQVPGNASITIYNLLGQPELIVYSSYVEVGNHNFKWDSGNIAPGIYVYKLSVGNNSITNKMVISR comes from the coding sequence ATGATGAATTTTGATTCAAAATCTTTTGTGACACAATTAACAATCTTGTTACTTGCCGCTTTTTTGCTCTCTTCGGCAATTCTTAATAGTGAAGAACTACCTGAGGGCTTCCCACCCTTGTTGATTACAAAATCTGACAACCCCTCGCCCGGAGCTGTTTTTATGTCCAATCGTGGCACACTATATCCATACTATCTCGCTATTTTGGCTAATGATGGCAAATCTTATAAAGTAAAAGGCGTGGACTATGAGAATTGGAACTTCGTTTTTCAACAAAATGGAATGATGACATCAACTTCACTTGTATCCCTTGATGGTGGAGGCTGGTTAGACGCCTATGTTTCGGTATTTGATGATGATTTGGAGGAAGTTGACAGGTTTCATGCCGGAAACGGACTGCCTGCCGGTGGTCACGAGTTTGTTATGATGCCAAACGGTCATTATTTGATGCTGGCTTTCGAGCCGAAATATATGGATATGAGCTTGCATTCTCCAAACGGCGACCCAAATGCCTTGGTTCGTAGTTCTGTGGTTCAAGAATTTGATGCCAACAAAAACATTGTCTATCAATGGAATGCTTGGGACCATATTCCATTATCGGAAACCTATGCAGATTTTTCAGGGAAATTCATCTATCATGCGCTATTTAATTCGATGGATTTCGACCACGAAGGCAACATATTAATTTCTAACAGATTAGGCTCGGAAATTATCAAAATTGATAGAAAATCCGGTGAACAAATTTGGCGTTTGGGTGGCATAAAAAATGAATTTAATTTCATTGGCGAACACGAACAAAATGCTCCAAATTATTTTTCGTTCCAACATGACATTCGGTGCTTGCCAAATGGAAATATTACTCTTTTTGATAATGGTTTTCAGCACTCACCACGATATTCACGTGGCGTTGAATACGAACTTGACCAAGTAGGCAAAAATGCAACAATGGTTTGGGAATTTAGAAACGAAACTGATATTTTTGCTTCAGCAAATGGTTCGATGAGAAGATTGCCTAACGGAAATTCATTAATTGGTTGGGGATGGGTTGCTTCGCAGTACAAGAAGGATTTGACCGAAGTAAGACCCGATGGTAGCATTGTTCTGGAAATGGAACTTCCGGCTAATGTAGGTAGCTTTCGTTGGCTCAAATCACCTTGGCCCCTTAACCAAGCCACTGCAGATGTAACCTTAGATGAACTGTTACCTTTGAATACGAATGTGTTCAATAATGGCGACATTCATACAGGTGTTACAATCATCTTTTCTGAACTAAACAGTGCATCACCTTATAATAGAGTTAATGTCAAAAAATACGAATATTCACCAAGATACCCAATATTTGACGAAAGAGCACCTTGGGTAGCACCTTATAAATTTGTAATCGCAAAGACAAGCATTAATAGTTTTACAGGAGAATTGAGATTTAACATTTCCGAGCTTCCTTGGTTAGTAGAACCTGAAAGGTGGGCTGTTTATCACAGAACAACTGCCGACGAAGGAATGTTCACTCAACTTGTGACATCGTACAATTCTTCTACTAATGAGATTATTGCTGAAACAACAGAATTTGGAGAATTTATTTTCGGTATTCCTGCTACTGAGCAGATGCCAAATACCCCAACTTTGAATTCGCCTGCGGCTTTCGAGATGGTGAACGAAGATTCCCCTGTTACTTTCAAATGGAGTCCTCACGGCTATTTCAATGATTGTCGTCTCCAAATAGCAACAGATATTACATTTGAAAACGTTGTAATTGACGCAACCGATAAGCCTACTTTTGCTACGATAACTGACCTTGACAATGGAACTGAATACTTTTGGAGAGTCATGATTTCCAATGAATATGGCGAAAGCCAATGGTCGGAGACAAGAAGTTTCAATACTGCTTCACCGTATTTGGATATTACTACTCCTATCGGTGGCGAAAAGTGGCTAAAAGATGGCAAAAGAAATTTCATTCGCTGGGACAAAAATATTAATGACGCCGTTAAAATCGAGCTTTTGCTTGAAGGCAATGTTGTTACTTCTATTGTTGATTCTTTGGTAAGTTACACTGGTGCATATGCGTGGATAGTCGGTGAAGACATTATGGCTGATTCCAATTATCGTGTCCGAATCACAAGCCTTCATGAGCCCGAACTGACAACAATTAGCGATGAAGTCTTTAGAATTGACGGTGCAACGAGCGTAGAAAATTCAGATAATAATTCAGTGCTTTCGATTAAAAACAATCCAAACCCATTGAGCAATTCTACAACTTTCGAATTTACTACTCAAGTACCCGGAAATGCAAGTATCACAATTTATAATCTGCTCGGTCAGCCTGA